The proteins below are encoded in one region of Lactuca sativa cultivar Salinas chromosome 3, Lsat_Salinas_v11, whole genome shotgun sequence:
- the LOC111898524 gene encoding uncharacterized protein LOC111898524: MSQFVYKDLLLDRHSLSLQLKQQFDSLESRVSNLESVSPKFRVFLVKGCLDVLLKKLSNEEIIIFLNRAETFDNLTNSVKIAMVGKYVGLTDSYLSVVKSLLHACIACSLKPSIEWIAASDLEDESARLTPEAHAKAWETLRSAACVLVPGGFGDRGVKGMIHRSYTTP, translated from the exons ATGTCTCAATTTGTCTACAAAGATCTCTTGCTCGATCGTCACTCTCTTTCTCTCCAG TTGAAGCAACAGTTTGATTCTTTGGAGTCCCGTGTCTCAAATCTCGAATCAGTATCTCCCAAG TTTAGGGTTTTTTTGGTAAAGGGGTGTTTGGATGTGCTTTTGAAAAAGTTGTCTAATGAAGAGAT TATTATCTTTTTGAACAGGGCAGAAACTTTTGACAACCTCACCAATTCT GTGAAGATTGCAATGGTTGGGAAATATGTTGGCCTAACAGACTCCTATTTGTCTGTTGTTAAG TCCCTTCTCCATGCATGCATTGCATGTTCGTTGAAACCCTCCATTGAATGGATTGCAGCTTCTGATTTAGAAGATGAAAGTGCCAGACTG ACACCAGAAGCACATGCAAAGGCCTGGGAGACATTGAGG AGTGCGGCATGTGTTTTGGTTCCTGGTGGATTTGGAGATCGTGGTGTGAAGGGAATGATACACAGATCATATACTACACCCTAA
- the LOC111898507 gene encoding isoflavone reductase homolog encodes MSKSKILVVGGTGYVGKRIVKASLAQGHPTFVLMRREIGYEVEKLQKLLSFKKQGARLIEGSFSDHQSLVDAVKKVDVVICTMSGVQFRSHNILLQLKLVDAIKEAGNIKRFLPSEFGMDPSRMEHGLEYGKETFGDKMVVRKAIEDAKIPYTYISANCFGGYFVGNLSQPNTLFPPKDRVSIYGDGNCKAVFMDEDDVATYTIKTVDDPRTLNKTLYLRPNENILTHNDLVEKWEKLTNKTLQKVYISAEDFLASMRDLDHAYQAGFARIYQIFYDGCLMNFEIGEGGEEASNLYPEVRYTRMDEYLQRYL; translated from the exons atgtCAAAGAGTAAAATTCTGGTTGTGGGTGGCACAGGGTATGTCGGGAAGAGGATTGTGAAAGCTAGTTTGGCTCAAGGCCACCCGACATTTGTCCTTATGCGTCGAGAGATCGGATACGAAGTTGAAAAGCTTCAGAAACTTCTATCATTTAAGAAACAAGGAGCTCGATTGATTGAAGGTTCTTTTTCCGATCACCAGTCTCTCGTGGATGCCGTCAAAAAAGTTGATGTCGTGATATGCACCATGTCTGGGGTGCAATTCCGATCACATAATATTCTCCTGCAACTTAAGCTTGTTGATGCCATTAAAGAAGCTGGAAACATCAAG CGATTCTTGCCTTCGGAGTTTGGGATGGACCCTTCACGAATGGAACATGGGCTTGAATATGGAAAGGAGACGTTTGGCGACAAGATGGTCGTACGAAAAGCCATTGAAGATGCTAAAATTCCATATACATACATTTCTGCAAACTGTTTCGGGGGTTACTTTGTTGGCAACCTCTCCCAACCAAACACCCTCTTCCCACCCAAGGATAGAGTGTCTATTTATGGTGATGGAAATTGTAAAG CTGTTTTCATGGATGAAGACGATGTTGCAACATACACAATTAAGACAGTAGATGATCCTCGTACGTTGAACAAGACGTTGTATCTCCGGCCAAATGAAAACATCCTTACACACAATGATTTGGTTGAGAAATGGGAGAAACTTACCAACAAAACActccaaaaagtttacatttcaGCAGAAGACTTCCTCGCTTCCATGAGAG ATTTGGACCATGCTTATCAAGCAGGATTTGCACGTATCTATCAAATTTTCTATGATGGTTGTTTGATGAACTTCGAAATTGGAGAAGGAGGAGAAGAAGCTTCTAATCTTTATCCGGAGGTCAGATACACTCGTATGGATGAATATCTGCAACGATATCTCTAG